Genomic DNA from Solanum dulcamara chromosome 4, daSolDulc1.2, whole genome shotgun sequence:
TATAtttgaaccttttttttttaaaaaaaaattatatagttaaaaactaagtaaaaaagtaaacaaaaagTTAAAAAGGGATTCTCGTTGAACAAGCTAGAAATCTCCgatgaaaaaaaggaaaaagggcATAAAAGGAAAGTATCGACGATATTCCGCTGCCGCACGCGAGAATCACGTGACGTTGATCCTTGAAATTGACAGAGCACTGGCGTTTGTGTCATCAAACCCTAAAAGAAGAAATCGAAATCACCAGAAAAAATGGGAGTGGAGAAGGAAGTCATCAGAGCTGGAAATGGCCCCAAACCACAGCCTGGTCAAACTGTCACCGTCCACTGCACTGGTTACGGTTAGTCCACCAATATGTTTTTTCTCCTTAATAGATGATCGGAGCTTTAATTTAGTATAATTCTTTATTAAGTATAGTTTTTATTagggttttggttcacattgtTTTTCTTGTTCTATGCCTGCAGGGAAAGATAGAGACCTGAGTCAAAAATTCTGGAGGTAAGCTTacgttttttttaattgtttttgaaGTTTGATGCTACAAAAGTTCTGTGTTGCATCTTTGCTTAATTCGTACGTGTAACAGCACTAAGGATCCAGGCCAGCAGCCTTTCTCTTTCAAGATCGGCCAAGGCAAAGTTATCAAAGGTAGTTCTGACTCCTGTATATCTCGATTTATATGATTCTTTTTTATACCTGAGAATGTTTTCAATTGGACAAGTACTTTGGAAAACTTAGTAGTTACTTACCATGAATGGAACTTAGTAGGTCTTTTTCAATTGGCATTCAGATGTTTATCTCCAATACTTGATTTCTTACCATAGAAGTGGTCCAGAAGCGTATAGATCTTTTACTGGAACAACTTTTAATACCAGATTATTAAACGTGTGGTACACAAACTaaacaaaaatgcataaaagtTCAACCTATTCCAGAACGCGCATATCAGTTCTTTCAGGTTCCTTGCCAATATGGTTCAGGGTTGAGGTTGAGAGTAGTATTCTTGTGGTTACAGTGGTGTGAAGGCTTTGTTTCAAGAATTATGTTGATTCAAATATTAAAAGCTTTTGACTTTGGTGGTCAAAGAGGTTAAAATGTTGCATAGGTGGATTCATTTAGAGTTATAGATCTGTTGGCGATGAAGTTAAGACAACCATCTTGCTATGGTACTAAAAAGAGACAATGTAAGGAGCAAATACAGCTTTCCCCCTGAAGCGCACACTTAGTTCAGCTGATTTTCGGTGTTGATTTATCAATGGATTAATGTTGGATTAGCTAACACTTTTTAACAAATTGGAAGGTCATATCTGACTTATGAAGTGAAATTTGGCTGTGGATAAACTTTTGTTCCTTCTATAATTGTCAGCATGCACCCATTTTATACAAACCCCTGCCTCCTtctaggtcttcaatggagaaacATGGAAAACACTGTAGACCATGGTGACAAAGTTATCTAAGGTTGCAGTTCTTTTGTTCTTATATCTCCTTATTTACAGGATGGGATGAAGGAGTACTGGGCATGCAATTGGGAGAAGTTGCTCGATTAACGGTAAATatgttctcttttcttttgatctTCTCAGTTGAGGTAAAATTAATTATGGAGTTAGTTACGGGTTATCCTCCATGTTATGAAGTTTAGACTTCTATTGGTTATGGGTTTATAGTTAGAAAACTAAGAGACAATCGGAAAAAAAGGAGCTTGATATCTCCTTAGTAATTATACATTattgaactttaatttattttcactTCACTAAATGTTGCAATCCTTTCGGCTTATTAGTTGGCATTATGATGCTTTCTACAATTTACAATATAAAATAGATTGATGGTTTCAGATTACTCCCCCTACTGGTCTTTTTTCAATTTCTGCCTCATAATTACTGTCATTTCAGGGtcacatcatcttcatcttttttGATGGGATTGTCTGAAATGTTTATAATAGAATGGTAATGATACAATAATTGCATTCTTCCTAAGGGGTTGTTTGGTGTGATGGATAAAAGAGGTTAATACCAGGATAATTTTTATGTGCCCTTTAATTTCTCGTTTGGTTTCAAAggatgggataacttatcctaggATTAACAATTAGtactgggataagttatcccttcCTGGATATAATTTATTCTTAGATTTATACAATggatataattttgaatatggcAAACCAAGCAATAAAAACTACTCTCAGCATAACGAATCCCATCATTACTAGTGTCCCAACCAAACGACCCTTAAGAGTATTAATCCTACTATAATTGTACATGTATGGAATAAAGTTTCTAGGGCTTTATGTATTAAGATCTTCTATGAGAGATTAAACTGGTATCTTAAATTTTGCAGTGCACCCCTGATTATGCTTATGGTGCTGGTGGATTTCCAGCATGGGGGATTCAACCCAACTCAGTTTTGGTTTTTGAGATTGAAGTCCTTGGTGCACAATGAGCATTTCCTTAACATTTGAGCAGTTCTGATGGAGCTGTTCTACTCTATGCAGTAGTCAGTTTGGTGATACTTACTAAGACGGCTTGGGGGTATCAGAACTGCTCATGTACTCTTTGCTTTTATGCAGCTTGTTGAAACAGATTAAGGCAATAATAAATGCTTTCTAGCTTTTCTCTGGATAATTTTCATACTTATATATGGTTAACTCCAACTAATATGGGATACTATTCTCCTCGTTCACTTTATATATGCTTGCCTATTGCCTTCTGTAAATATCTTGACAAAACTTAACTGATCTTAATAGAATTCTGGAAATTCAATTTGACAAACTAGGAGGGAAGATGGGAATGGAATATGTGAGTAATGGTCTTGTGTCTCCACTGTAGTTCTGTTCTTTCTAAGGCAACCGCCCAGCATTTTAACTCAGATGTTGGGTGGGATTTTTCTTAAACAACAATAAGCCGTACACTATGGGAGGGACAATCCTAGCTCTGATGCAGGGAGTAAACAAAAGTTTATCTATTTACAAGTGCACCATCCTAACTGTGAATTATGATGCATGAACTATGTGAGGAAAGGACTCTTTATCTTTATACATTGTAGTGTTATGCAGCCTGTAATGATGCATGAAATGCATCTAATGAGAGAGTACTCTCATTTTACATGATTGTTTACATAGTCCTCTTTTTATACATTGGAAGTACTAAAGAATGAAAATATCCCATGTCTAAGCTATCTACCTGCATCAGGTAGAAACTTGAATCTCTTTTAACTTCCAACTCTTTGGGTTGGCATGCTCCGTCGGTTAAGAATCAAAAGATCTCTTAATCATCTGAGGCAACTCTTGATGTTAATGATAAATCTGGGGAATTTTCCAGTTTGTAGCTGTTGCTTGTCAACTTGATTGGCTTCTTTCAGGCAGGGTTTGATAACAATGTCATACTGTAATACCAGGTTTTTAATCCAATTCATTGATTGTGTCATTTTCCAAGGAATGTCAGCCTtcccattaatttatatttaccAGCACTAGCTACGATGTATCTGATCCCATTGCTGATGCACCATTCTAGTCCATACGACATTGCCTGTGCTTTACCCTCTTTGCTCGTGTGTCTATGCAGTTTCAGGCTATAAGCTGCAACTAAACAACCTTCAGGTGTCTTTACTAACCCCCcacccccccacccccacccaccACATACACGCACATTTGAGCCATTGAGCTATCTGGAATGACCTTATTACCTTGCAGAAATAATGCGTTTTGACGAGTCTAGTGACAGgattaactactttaagagtccaATGGTTGAGTAATATTTGTCTCCATGGAATATCATGAACTTTGATTCCTAAGAGTGGCACAGAAGAAACCCAACCATTTTTGATCCAGATCAATGTGGCCAACTAGGTGCTCCCACAATCTCATTTGAACATGTTCTACAGCATGAACACCATGAGGGCCTACAACACCAAACATAGCTACCTACCTTATCATCAGTAGATAGTCTACCCTCAAGGCTCTCCACAGTAGGAAGCTCATCTTGAAAGATGCTTTGCTGTTTGGTACATACTTTGCTGTCAAACCAACTACCCTCTTTTGCATAACTCAATTACTGCCACAAATTACAGATTTTCAAATTCCAGATTCACCTCTGACATTCGTACCATTTTTTCATGCTTGatatggaaaaaaaatgaaattatatttgaaagGAATAGAAACACCTAAATAAATCAGCAAGAAACTAACAAAATCCCTCCAATTGATGCTTAGTGGTTGCTTTGTGTCTTGAAAAGTGCAGACCTAAAtttactcttatgattattcattatttgaaaatttgtttAATTATATGAAGTGGTTGTcgattattataatatatagtgAGTGGTTGAACCTGCTTTGGCTGAAAGTCCTATTTCACACCACGGTGTTAatcattttattttctcttttggaGTCATGTGGAGTAGTAATTAAGCTTTTGAAATTACAATTATGGTTTCTACTCAACTTTGTAATGATGTTTAATGGACCTTAAGCACCCCCATTGCCTCCTTAAGTCACGGCCTGAGTCCTTAAAGTTAATTAATGCTGGCATGATTCTCATAAATACCAAAGGCATGAAGGATTATATTAAATTCTGCTACTTGAATATATACGCGACATTTTTTTTggtctaataattttattttatgtaattcaagaaattaaattatgcattttGTTGAATATAATCATCACTAGTAGTTTTTCTTGATCGGAAAATCAtcatttttgttgattttgttgcaCGTTTGTGAAGAAGGTTTAATAACAGCTGTTTAGTACTCAATTAGTTCGTTTTATGTGACAATTGGTTTGGATCTTGAGTTCAAAATATTAgtattttcttataaattaattattataatataaagAGAATTATATGAAAGTATTAAAAAGAGAGAACTCATCGATGATTCTCTAAAGTTGATACAAATTTTTACTTAGACACCCAAttaaactttattcattttaaacaCCTCACGTGGAGGTTTACTATCTCACTTTGAAACCATTTTTATATTCTCAGAACTAGCTTGTGCGCGTGTATTAAACATCTTCTACGTGGATAAATAAACGAATCGACATGTGATACgtgaattttttaattttctttaaaagctcacttttaacttttttttctctctccaaAATATCACACCCCACTCCcccattttcttcttcttcttcttcgtacCTTGTttttcattctctttctttgtggttttctttttcaaatataCCAAAATCTATGTGTTTTTCTTGTGCCaaacaaaatttttattttttgtgttacATTCCCTGATTCCtccttttttgaaaattgattttACATTTTGGATGAAAAGTAGCAATATTATTTAACTTGCTTCCTCCTTTCTTGAAAATTGATTTACATTTTGAGTGAAAGTAGAAGTATTATTTAACTTCCTTCCTTCTTTCTTGAAAATTGATTTTACATTTTAGGTGAAAAGTAGCAGTATTATTTAACTAGTGCTATGAAGAATATTATGGGGAGGATGTTATTTGAAAAGGGCGCACATATAATGAGGAAGAAGGAATAAATAAGGCTCACAGAGCAATTTGGTAtttttttgaattgattttttttttaaaaaaagaaataccaCACATTCTTAGAGAATGTTGGTGGTCTTATTTTTCTATGAGCTATGTTATTGAAGAAATTAGATTTTAATGTAACCCAACAAAATTTTGTaggattttttcaaaaaattgtgtGGTGATGGAGGGTGATGGAAGGTGAAGTAGTTGGGGAAAGAAGAGTGAGgcaaaagaagagagagaaaaaaattcccccaaaaaaattattaacgCACTGAAAAATTGTGTAGTACACCTGCTATGCTGAGTCAGCGAAAAGTGTTAAAATGATACAGCAGACCTCCACATAAAAtgtctaaaataaacaaagTCGAGTTAAGATATCTAAGTAAAAATTAATATCAATTTTAGATAGCTACCGATGAATTCAGACTATAAAAAAGGTTAgcttgatgaaaaaaatatcaTGCCGAAGATTCattctaattaattaaattatttgaatttttgagaCTTGAGTAAGTTTTATCAAATTACCTTATGAGTTAAATATAATACAAAAGTCAAGTTAGGTAACTTATTACTCCTTTTATATGAATTTTGtgacattattttttttgtcttaatTTATATCCTAGTTATATAACATAATAAActtttaggggtcgtttggtgtgataGATAAAATGAGATAATTTTGAAATGATATTTGAGTGGTCTTTAATTCCTTGTTTAGTTGTAAAAAATTGGATAACATATTCCAAGAATAATAATTAGTATTGGAATAAATTATCCTTCTAAGAGGATGCAATAGTAATTTCAGGATATTTTTTCTGGGATAAAgatgtaaaataacaaaaatactcCTTAAACTCTCTTTATACATCACTTTTATATTCATGtatattaacataatttttaacaatatttataataatattcataacttcaattaattattgtttttatgataatatatttttctattaaaaaattatattttataaatacaatttctattgatgaatatattataaattgaatttatttgtctaatctttatgtttatttatattttgatttctcttaaaatgttcACATCCACTactaacttaaaaattatattttatatatcaatcaaAATGTAGGTAACtttaaaatgtagataattttaataataaaatttcctttactttaataaacttaaaatgaaagttttatttttaagctaaataagatgaaaattttattttaaagtcatataagataaaatttttatttaaagttaaataacataaaatttttatttttaagttaaataagatgaaaatttaattttaaaaacaaatggcacaatcatggaaatgcataaataaaaatatttaagttaaataagatgtaaattttatttttttaggaatgaataactaaagcttgaaaagaaaatgtaaaaaaaattaaataaaataaaggatatttttataaataaacaacttatttttagaaattatgcaataatataattttgaatatgactAATCAAACAAACAATAAAAACTACTCTCCAtctaattaatttcaatttaacttatcccatcataacttgtattcaaatcAAACGACTCCTTATTTTTTAAACTCCATAACTGGTGAAATAATGCCACGTGAATTAACGCAAAGAATGTATCACTTTCTTTTCAAAGAAATTACATCAGACAACATTTTGAGACAtcaataaaaaaggaaaatataaaagagaacgaaaaaaataaaagaagcaaGAAAGGATACTATTGTATTTATAATTCTAATAAAGGGCAAAACTGTCATTGGAACGTTTATATAATGTTATCCTTCCCAAACTGCATTACTTCCGTTTTCACCTGCTCTGCTCTTCTTCTACTTTCAAACAATAATCTCTTCGCATTCAGCCTctgcttctctctctctctttctctctctctgcATACTGCTTGTTGGTCAATTACACTTGTCTTGGAACTCTTCATTGTAAGTTTTTCATTAGCATCCTTTTTCTTACTTTGCACACTGTTTATGTTTCTTTACATAATCTTGATACTTTAAATTATAAGCCCTTTGATTTATCTGGTTTGGTGAAAGTTATGATCTTTCATTCTCTTGTATGTTTTTTAATCTAatcttggaagtgggaaaaccCCTTCTTATCAGTTTTTTTCATGTTTAGgttttcttgattattttttctgAATTCTTGATTTTATCTCCCTGTCTGTGTGTGTTTTTGCCTCTTCAAAAGATTTTCAGAAGCATTTGtattctcaaaataaaaataaaaattcagaaGCATTTGATTGATGGGGTTTTCTTGCAAGATTTGGCCTTTTACTTATGGTTTTACTGTTAAGAACACCAGCTGTGcttctttttgtttattttacaTTTATTGCAAAGGATATCTGGATTTAGTTTGGGTTTTGGTGTTTAAGGTCATGAGAACTTAAGGAAAGCTGTAAAGTTCATAGTTGCAAGAACTTTTTTTGGAGAAAGTTGTCGGCAATTCATTGCCTATTTTGAGGCTGTAACTGTAATGAAAAAATATCAGATGTGAGAAGGACAACTCGTTAGAGACTAGGTTCCTCTAAATTCCCTCAATTCTTTTTAGccttttttcattttgtttcaGGTACGTTGTGTGGGTACAAAACTGTCGTTGTCTAGtaattcatacttttttttttctcttaaagGATTTTGGTGATATTACATTGCGAACTGTTTAGTTGTTCTGGTTCATGACTCTGATGCATATGTTGGCTAATGTTTCAGGTACACTAACTTCCTATTGACAACAAACAACAACTGCGAAACTTCTCTAGTGtaaagaagtaacaatatgCGGTGGCTGAGCCTGTCAATTGATGTGTTTTGTTGTGTCATCCCCTTGAACTTATATTGCAGGGTGATCCTTTAAGTCACTTCTCCAATTAAACCAGATTTTCTTTGTCTTTTTTTCTTGATAAATCGATAGGATTAGCTGAAAGATAGACAACTGCTTAGCAAATTAAATCCTCTTAGTCCTAAATTTGATTCTCTTGCACTCTGTCATCACTGTGCTCAGTATTGGTCTTTCAGACTGCTTTTCTCATACTGCAATCTCCTCAAGCTTCTCCTTTCTTGTAGTCTCCATTTTCTTCTGAAAGCTAGTATCCTATTACTCTTGGGCTTCAGATATTGTCTTTTGGCatagattttgaatttcatTGGAAGGTTGAAAGTAGTTATGGTGTGCCAAGCTGCAAGCCAAACAAGATTTCGGGCCTTAAAGCATGAGAATGGGATCACGGGGAGAGCAACCATTAGAGTTAGGGTTATAGCATGCTTTCAACCATTGCAGAATTGCCAGGTTCGTTCTATATTTTTGCCTCACTTATGGATAATTACTGTGATATTTAACTGTTGTTTTTCAGTTGTGGGCTTCTATGATGTAATTGAAAAGCTGCCAAACTTACAGTCTGTTTTTGCTTACCAGGCTGAATACTTCCGTCAGTTGTTGAAGCCTGTGACGTAGATGCTCTGAGTTCACACCTTTGTTTTAATAAATCCAGCTTTATAGTAATTTCTTGTTATTTGTGTCCTTGAAGTAATTTGAGGTGGAATTTGTACAATCCATATCACTGGTATGCATCTTAGTCTTTCAGCTGCTATTTGTGTTAAACTTCTGTTGATTTTTGTTGTGGATTTCCATCTAAGTGCTTACATTATGCACGTTAGGTTTCTCTTCTGTCTAGATGGTTACAACAAGCAAGCTCCAATATTACCAGCTGGATCCTGCATGTACTTCACCGAATGTGAATTATGCCACTACACTCTTGCAACCTGGGCATCACCTTGGTGTTCCATCTCTGTATACCCCTGCCATATGTGCTGCAAATGCAGTTTCTACTAGGCGTTCATGTTTTGTCCCTTGTTTGCCGAATTCTAAGGCAGCCCATCAGAATGGAGTCAATTGGCTGCAAAACTTAGCTCCCACCAAAAATGAGTATCCAAGTGATACTAAATGCCTTCTTCCACACTTGATTGGGTTAAAGTCCCCACCAACTGATGCATCTACAAATTCTCAGAAGAGGTTCCTCATTTGTGATCAATCTGGGAATCAAACTAGATTCTTCTTTAGTCAAGGTCGTCCTCCTGAAAATGAAATTATTACATCGAAAGAACTGGTTGGTGCTTATGGTTTGTATCAAAATGAGAACCTGAATGCTGTAGTAGAGCAAAGATCTCATGTGAGGCTTGTTATTGGAGAGAAATTGGATGAAAGTTATGTAGATGGTGAAGAAAGTAATACGCATGAAGATACAGATGAAATCAATGCGTTGCTTTACTCTTCTGATGACATTGAAGGGGATGAAGATGACGATGTTTATGGTGAGGATGATGAAGTAACTAGCACGGATCGCTCTCCTTGGGCGAACCAAGGGTTCTGCGGCTGCGATGAGCATGAGCAACAGTCTACGGAACTTACAGAAGAAGTTGCCAGTTCTGATGGCACATGCAAAAGGCAAAGATTGCTAGATGGTGGGTACAAGAAATCATCATCCATAGAATCTAGAGGGCCCAATGATGATGTGGAAGCAAGATGTGTTAGAGGCTCTCTTCCTTCTAGTTGGAAGGATAAGGATTCCTGTTTGATCACTAGGGAAAGGAAAGTTAAAATTCGTGAGACCTTGAGAATTCTTGAGAGCTTGATTCCTGGGTTAAAGAGTAAGGACCCGTTGTTGGTTATTGATGAAGCAATCAATTACTTGAAGTCTTTGAGAGGTAAAGCCAAAGCCTTAGGAGTTGATCTCCCTCAAGAAAATCCTCCAGCCTCTTGTTAAAGAACAGCGTAGTATCCAATCCCTAAAACAGTAGCATAACGGATTATAGGGGTATAGTTGCTTGGATAGTACAG
This window encodes:
- the LOC129885731 gene encoding transcription factor bHLH143-like; translated protein: MVTTSKLQYYQLDPACTSPNVNYATTLLQPGHHLGVPSLYTPAICAANAVSTRRSCFVPCLPNSKAAHQNGVNWLQNLAPTKNEYPSDTKCLLPHLIGLKSPPTDASTNSQKRFLICDQSGNQTRFFFSQGRPPENEIITSKELVGAYGLYQNENLNAVVEQRSHVRLVIGEKLDESYVDGEESNTHEDTDEINALLYSSDDIEGDEDDDVYGEDDEVTSTDRSPWANQGFCGCDEHEQQSTELTEEVASSDGTCKRQRLLDGGYKKSSSIESRGPNDDVEARCVRGSLPSSWKDKDSCLITRERKVKIRETLRILESLIPGLKSKDPLLVIDEAINYLKSLRGKAKALGVDLPQENPPASC
- the LOC129885730 gene encoding peptidyl-prolyl cis-trans isomerase FKBP12, with amino-acid sequence MGVEKEVIRAGNGPKPQPGQTVTVHCTGYGKDRDLSQKFWSTKDPGQQPFSFKIGQGKVIKGWDEGVLGMQLGEVARLTCTPDYAYGAGGFPAWGIQPNSVLVFEIEVLGAQ